tgcctctctgatgtggactcactgcactaaaacgcatctatccacttgagctgaacaatccccaatgtcacaagtggtgctcgaatgcgggcatgtagacggtggaatctaggtccttgctccatggtgagtcgcatcaggaactactgctagctgtgtgtggcagccaggcgaacagcattgcacagaagtttgatggactgtgttgcatgcaggttgtgtacctgtgaaaggagaatcacatattttttctctctgtgttgcatgcaggttgtgtacctgtgaaaagagaatcgcatattttttctctctctgtgttgcatgcaggttgtgtacctgtgaaaggagaatcacatattttttttctctttgctgtgaagtgtgttgcaagttgctgtgtgtgtaagacagcaagcatggggcgttccaaacagaaaaaggaagcaatccttgctgaagcaagggaaagggttctatggctagagggtatttcaccacatgccccagccacgccagagaatttttccaagtgtgaaatttctgtgacctggggtaaattaatcatgtcatccccagttgaaaaggaagtgaaagaagtttcccctggcaacaggaagccaggtggacaacagcgtgtgaaaaagaggaatatggtcatctgtggaagcaatgtccaggccaacagggatgtcggggatccaaggagtctgtctgctgatggtcatgaccagtggtatcccttggcaacagagagccagtcatcaaggagattccaagaaagtaaagttcagctaccagtaccgtgcttggaatgtggtcaagtggggcatggaatttttacttgcccaaggttctggaacaacgctgaagagtctggaaaggctgcagtgtcgtcctgtggccacccagaggaagtagctggtatggatgcagctgagagacggcgcactcaagtgaagggtatgatgccagccactgaaaatggtaagactgtttcagtttgtgggactgaacctagtgaaatgggagtgtgtccagcggggagatccgcagtgcaaatggacatagacttgctgcagcgtgctacccggagcagtggggaggcacatggtgaagcccagctgacagcaagtttaaagactcaaatggacatggggactatgcatgtgcctactataatccagcagagtgctggagaggttaaagtaggggtgaccaaaactgttcttgtgccatgttccctagtgacaggtgctgcagagttgcccagggaaacttcagaggagctcgcagtgacggagcagagagtttcccaggtcagctatggagctgcccaaggaggaaagagttcccctttaaagatagagggtgatgtgaggagaggctcacaggctgtggttggtaatagacaatccacaaaagtagcagttatgtctatacgtaatgaaagttcagatggttatgctgacaaatgtgttactgttggcaaatgtgatggtattggtgataatgacattgaaaaatgtgttccctttaatgtcatgtctgaaaatgttgcaaatgtgttcactgacaatgatcggagtaggatatctcccgtgacaaccagaagcgcaggcttgtccatggaagtctcgtggggtctccatgtgttggagccagaggttttccaggatggctgtggtgctactctggtgaaacaaaggaagactgagtcacacagtgagagtgtgcgggcgcagccccacaaccctaagtgtaacccaggtgtcaaggggttaattcagccagcaaaagctgaaagtgcagagctgtgtgtgtcagtagcgcccccagagcaggtagggcaaaagcatgtattacagcctgccttgtcagatgatgtgtcaacccaaggggatatgtatagaaatgacacaggtgatgttttggctagtgaatcccaggttcctgtggggccttctagagtaggtgatggaaccacactagactgggataattggtatgagaatgcaatcgcaatattaaataatgtggtggacataacacctgctatgcccaatggagggattgcagatgggctggtgctcaaggacacgtttgtccctgcAAAAGTTAtcgccctccagtctgaaggaactgttcagggtgctggcatagcagatgtgttgtccacagcccaacagctcgggtgtcaaggtgacaatgtgacttgtaatgacctgcagtggctcactgacactggtgcagaagggttaagtgtgagacatgtgtctgacagcgctccaggggagcaacaggctgtgatgaggggtacccCCAAGGAGTTGGAGGTATCTTCAAATGTCTCAAACTCaaaagctgcagtggatgagcccctccatgtcttggacagggaaaaagaccttagaaaggtctggtatttagacatgggatgtttagagatgacagagaccttatttgaaatgctggagttggtaaaaacgcactcattgtacacttgggtgtctccaccgcagtcg
This Aquarana catesbeiana isolate 2022-GZ linkage group LG13, ASM4218655v1, whole genome shotgun sequence DNA region includes the following protein-coding sequences:
- the LOC141116375 gene encoding uncharacterized protein, yielding MGRSKQKKEAILAEARERVLWLEGISPHAPATPENFSKCEISVTWGKLIMSSPVEKEVKEVSPGNRKPGGQQRVKKRNMVICGSNVQANRDVGDPRSLSADGHDQWYPLATESQSSRRFQESKVQLPVPCLECGQVGHGIFTCPRFWNNAEESGKAAVSSCGHPEEVAGMDAAERRRTQVKGMMPATENGKTVSVCGTEPSEMGVCPAGRSAVQMDIDLLQRATRSSGEAHGEAQLTASLKTQMDMGTMHVPTIIQQSAGEVKVGVTKTVLVPCSLVTGAAELPRETSEELAVTEQRVSQVSYGAAQGGKSSPLKIEGDVRRGSQAVVGNRQSTKVAVMSIRNESSDGYADKCVTVGKCDGIGDNDIEKCVPFNVMSENVANVFTDNDRSRISPVTTRSAGLSMEVSWGLHVLEPEVFQDGCGATLVKQRKTESHSESVRAQPHNPKCNPGVKGLIQPAKAESAELCVSVAPPEQVGQKHVLQPALSDDVSTQGDMYRNDTGDVLASESQVPVGPSRVGDGTTLDWDNWYENAIAILNNVVDITPAMPNGGIADGLVLKDTFVPAKVIALQSEGTVQGAGIADVLSTAQQLGCQGDNVTCNDLQWLTDTGAEGLSVRHVSDSAPGEQQAVMRGTPKELEVSSNVSNSKAAVDEPLHVLDREKDLRKVWYLDMGCLEMTETLFEMLELVKTHSLYTWVSPPQSDQVVLRSTNGWSQVVQTVLGSLDLQWYWWGQCLLTVWQIDLRFSERVLPVTEWYGRRPELLETSKVSPAGAVTINISAGVVRGAAELWSIEGVDTVSPAEPHEKVGPKIDAALAEMLSITQKEVQLKVPGDTVKESANVGCCKNVMCTSERSSLCLDQCHLLDQLPMECWTTGEVKLCYGPVGCNHLPVFCPSSGLVLTTSTEIDGTDCVRQDVIEMYDLLMFGAVKSDVVAVGNQREVFEPERPVVKDKTDVCKLKGRIREGRVPPREESMLRNPKRREGRQSIRNYRTLLRSKVGRTWKHTRKKGWAYVADGQHRSVPTAMVGAGVSPSGSKQEGGVCGRARLCYYENGVKVDTESAYCLSAELQSVGLRWRELLWQFSPGFASSLWGSVVWRSFRVLGGTGSPTLCPGLVDSQQGVCPGAHSPYNEGLVRAERGEEGEVGAVAASNCLCVRTDAVCVEGLQSYVRPRSQMLCALKGFKAMCVQGARCCVR